A genomic window from Rhizobium sp. 007 includes:
- the hfq gene encoding RNA chaperone Hfq, whose translation MAERSQNLQDLFLNTVRKQKISLTIFLINGVKLTGVVTSFDNFCVLLRRDGHSQLVYKHAISTIMPGQPMQMFESEEAAS comes from the coding sequence ATGGCGGAACGTTCTCAGAATTTGCAGGACTTATTTCTCAATACTGTTCGCAAACAAAAGATTTCTCTCACAATTTTTCTCATTAACGGCGTAAAGCTCACGGGCGTTGTCACTTCTTTCGACAATTTCTGCGTTCTTCTTCGCCGTGACGGCCATTCGCAACTCGTGTATAAACACGCGATCTCAACGATCATGCCGGGTCAGCCCATGCAGATGTTCGAGAGCGAAGAAGCAGCGTCCTAA
- the hflX gene encoding GTPase HflX, with protein MRATVVVPVLKQARSRSAPIEGAATRSPESRLEEATGLAEAIDLDVVNGAIVPISDPRPATLLGTGKIEDIKAQLDEHDSGLVIVDHPLTPVQQRNLEKEWNAKVIDRTGLILEIFGRRASTKEGTLQVDLAHLNYQKGRLVRSWTHLERQRGGGGFMGGPGETQIEADRRLLQDRIIKLERELEQVVRTRQLHRAKRKKVPHPIVALVGYTNAGKSTLFNRITGAGVLAEDMLFATLDPTLRRMKLPHGRTVILSDTVGFISDLPTHLVAAFRATLEEVLEADLILHVRDMSDADNQAQSADVMRILKDLGIDEAEGARRIVEVWNKIDRLEPETHDAMVQKVAGAENVVAVSAISGEGIDHLMQEISKRLSGVMTATTIKLPLGKLALLPWLYEHSIVDGREDNEDGTVTLDVRLAESEAAELERRMGDGPKPQKEDWE; from the coding sequence ATACGGGCAACCGTCGTCGTGCCTGTGCTCAAGCAGGCGCGGAGTAGGAGTGCGCCCATCGAAGGAGCTGCGACCCGCTCGCCGGAAAGCCGCCTTGAGGAAGCGACCGGTCTCGCTGAGGCAATCGATCTGGATGTGGTCAACGGCGCGATCGTACCGATCTCCGACCCGCGTCCGGCTACGCTGCTCGGCACCGGCAAGATCGAGGACATCAAGGCGCAGCTCGATGAGCATGATTCCGGCCTGGTGATCGTCGATCACCCGCTGACGCCGGTGCAGCAGCGCAATCTCGAGAAGGAGTGGAATGCCAAGGTCATCGACCGCACGGGCCTGATTTTGGAAATTTTCGGCCGCCGCGCCTCGACGAAGGAAGGCACGCTGCAGGTCGATCTTGCGCATCTGAACTATCAGAAGGGCCGTCTGGTCCGCAGCTGGACCCACCTTGAACGCCAGCGCGGCGGCGGCGGCTTCATGGGCGGCCCGGGTGAAACGCAGATCGAAGCCGACCGCCGTCTGCTGCAGGATCGGATCATCAAGCTGGAGCGCGAGCTGGAGCAGGTCGTCCGCACCCGCCAGCTGCACCGGGCCAAGCGCAAGAAGGTGCCGCATCCGATCGTGGCACTGGTGGGCTACACCAACGCCGGCAAGTCGACGCTCTTCAACCGCATTACCGGCGCAGGCGTGCTCGCGGAGGACATGCTCTTCGCTACGCTCGACCCGACGCTTCGCCGCATGAAGCTGCCGCATGGCCGGACCGTCATCCTGTCCGACACCGTCGGCTTTATCTCCGACCTGCCGACGCATCTTGTCGCCGCCTTCCGCGCAACGCTTGAAGAGGTGCTGGAAGCCGATCTGATCCTCCACGTCCGCGATATGTCGGATGCAGACAATCAGGCGCAGAGCGCAGACGTGATGCGCATCCTGAAAGATCTCGGTATCGACGAGGCTGAAGGGGCACGACGCATCGTCGAAGTCTGGAACAAGATCGACCGTCTCGAACCGGAAACGCATGATGCGATGGTGCAGAAGGTTGCGGGCGCCGAAAACGTGGTCGCTGTTTCGGCCATCAGCGGCGAGGGCATCGATCACCTGATGCAGGAAATCAGCAAGCGCCTTTCCGGCGTGATGACCGCGACGACGATCAAGCTGCCTCTGGGCAAGCTGGCGCTGCTACCCTGGCTTTACGAACATTCGATCGTCGACGGCCGCGAAGACAATGAAGACGGCACGGTGACGCTCGACGTAAGGCTCGCCGAAAGCGAAGCCGCCGAATTGGAACGGCGCATGGGCGACGGCCCGAAGCCGCAGAAGGAAGACTGGGAATAG
- the mazG gene encoding nucleoside triphosphate pyrophosphohydrolase yields the protein MEASKDISRLIEIMAALRDPQTGCPWDIVQTFETIKPYTIEEAYEVSDAIERNDMDDLCEELGDLLLQVVFHARMAEEAGEFTFGDVVEAITRKMIRRHPHVFARSDANTPERVKKQWDEIKQAEKHERAERRARRGVSEDFKAGFLGSVQRSFPALTEALKLQERAAKVGFDWSAPEPILDKIEEEIGELRAALKEDNHAKVSDELGDLIFAIANIGRHVQADPEQALRGTNTKFRRRFNHIEKTLEADGETLEAATLERMEEIWQAAKAIERAVAGG from the coding sequence ATGGAAGCTTCAAAAGATATTTCGCGCCTGATCGAGATCATGGCGGCACTGCGCGATCCCCAAACCGGCTGCCCCTGGGACATCGTCCAGACCTTCGAAACGATCAAGCCCTATACGATCGAGGAAGCCTACGAGGTCTCCGATGCGATCGAACGCAACGACATGGACGACCTTTGCGAGGAACTTGGCGACCTGCTGCTGCAGGTCGTCTTCCATGCCCGCATGGCCGAGGAAGCCGGCGAATTCACGTTCGGCGACGTCGTCGAAGCCATCACGCGCAAGATGATCCGCCGCCACCCGCATGTCTTCGCGCGATCCGATGCCAACACGCCGGAACGCGTCAAGAAGCAGTGGGACGAGATCAAGCAGGCGGAGAAACACGAACGTGCCGAAAGGCGCGCAAGGCGCGGCGTTTCCGAAGATTTCAAGGCAGGCTTTCTTGGCTCCGTGCAGCGGAGCTTCCCCGCGCTCACAGAAGCGCTGAAACTGCAGGAACGCGCAGCAAAGGTCGGCTTCGACTGGTCGGCGCCAGAGCCCATCCTCGACAAGATCGAGGAAGAGATCGGCGAGCTTCGTGCCGCACTCAAGGAGGACAATCACGCGAAGGTCAGCGATGAACTCGGCGACCTGATCTTCGCCATTGCCAATATCGGCCGGCATGTACAGGCCGATCCCGAGCAGGCGCTTCGCGGCACGAACACGAAATTCAGGCGTCGATTCAATCACATCGAGAAAACGCTTGAAGCAGATGGCGAAACACTGGAGGCGGCAACGCTGGAGCGCATGGAGGAAATCTGGCAGGCCGCCAAGGCGATCGAGCGGGCGGTCGCGGGGGGCTAG